One genomic segment of Sminthopsis crassicaudata isolate SCR6 chromosome 4, ASM4859323v1, whole genome shotgun sequence includes these proteins:
- the TEDDM1 gene encoding transmembrane epididymal protein 1, whose product MTILDLNSSRSSFIVTIGDFSGHMIPGLSIFIFGIYQAVLTSLALLRAPFSPELPRSQKRWGCLLRVPFDGLLKVLFGLTCFLYELSNFRHIMILLNVDDPQLVFMFSSVWQHLTMFSAFILSGLVDLVSQLCLAKRRRGLELGTQVLATLVLVSMMSCHLLHKEGLKRQSHILLLFSISLLALTMTIELWVPNQAQLWLIKSWLFLVTGTWLMHMAYIHFYPRTAHAWYYHTKASGMFLTTFFCWHLIVDALVLGVIYTFSTLGHRYCGREPDSDRNNEAEYYLCPPESPDEELQEVHMQSTPFLQSP is encoded by the coding sequence ATGACCATCCTTGATCTCAACTCTTCAAGGTCATCATTTATCGTGACCATAGGTGACTTTAGTGGCCATATGATCCCAGGGCTTTCCATCTTCATTTTTGGAATCTACCAAGCAGTGTTGACGTCTCTGGCCCTGCTCAGGGCCCCGTTCTCCCCAGAGCTCCCCAGGAGCCAGAAGAGATGGGGCTGCCTCCTCCGGGTGCCCTTTGATGGGCTGCTGAAGGTGCTGTTCGGGCTCACCTGCTTCTTGTACGAGCTCTCAAATTTTCGACACATCATGATTCTGCTGAATGTCGATGACCCACAACTTGTGTTCATGTTCTCCAGCGTGTGGCAGCATCTCACCATGTTCTCTGCTTTCATCTTGAGTGGACTTGTGGATCTGGTAAGCCAGCTTTGCCTAGCAAAGAGGCGACGGGGTCTGGAGCTGGGGACCCAGGTCTTGGCCACCCTCGTGCTGGTCTCCATGATGTCCTGCCACCTCCTGCATAAGGAAGGGCTGAAGAGACAAAGTCACATCCTGCTGCTGTTTTCCATCTCCCTGCTTGCCTTGACCATGACCATAGAGCTCTGGGTTCCCAACCAAGCCCAGCTTTGGCTCATCAAGTCCTGGCTTTTCCTGGTGACCGGTACGTGGCTGATGCACATGGCTTACATTCACTTCTACCCCCGCACTGCCCATGCATGGTATTACCATACCAAAGCAAGCGGCATGTTCCTCACCACCTTCTTCTGCTGGCACCTGATAGTGGATGCCTTGGTCCTGGGAGTGATCTATACCTTCTCCACCCTGGGGCATCGGTACTGTGGCCGGGAACCAGACTCTGATAGGAACAATGAGGCCGAGTATTACCTGTGTCCTCCTGAATCTCCAGATGAGGAGCTACAAGAAGTTCACATGCAGAGCACCCCTTTTTTGCAGAGTCCTTGA